caatacttgggagacagagggtggctgatctgtgtgagttcaagaccagccattgctacatagtgagaccctgtctcaagttaATGGGTCTGgcaagatgctcagtgggtaaaggcatttgccactaagcttgatgacctgaattcaacccctaggatccacatggtgaaaggagaaaaccaactcctacaagttgtcctctgacctccacacatgtgcctgcacatGTGGACACATTTCATATGAATGAAtgtttttaagaagtaaaaactaaaaacaagatCTTTAAACTTTAGAGTtcattgttttttgtcttttaaagaaagctagatacggtggtgcacacctgtaattccagggctGAGGAGGATTGCTGAATGTTCCGAGCCagaggtctacatagtgaatcccaGGTCAGGATGTTATCTtgaggggggagagagagtaaATGAATGGATAGGAATGACTCTACATGCAGttcacaaagaagaaataaatataaacaatagcCCTATGGGAAATGCTTAATTTCATAAAAATGCTATTTTTGCCTCTCAATTTTGGCCAAAACtaagtattttaaatttctagagttggctgggtgttggtggtgcacacctttcattccagcactcaggaggcagaggcaggcgagtttgaggccaacctgttctccaggacagcctgggctacaccaggctgaaaccctgtttccaacacacacacacacacgcacgcgcacacacacacacgcaaacttCTAGAGTTGAGAAGATGCTATGTAAGGATATATAGTATCTTGcaactttggggtttttttttaattgtttatttgttcttgatATGATTTTACTATGTACctgtggctggcctagaactcacagagatctgtctgcctctgcctcctaggttttggaattaaaggcatatgccactatgcctagctacTACTATCTTGCAACTTTGGGaggatataaaatatatatattttttagtaCTGGGGTATAGAACCCAGGTTCTTGTACATGGTAGCTAATTGTTATGCTATCACCCAGCTGCATCCGCAACGTAAATTAAGCTTTTGAAGTTCAGTTTAGCTACGTTGCAAATTTTACAATAATGCACACTCTGACATAGTAATTCCACTCCAGGAACCTTTCTTAAAggaagacatacatgcatgcaaggaTGAGGTGTATAAGGCaactttgttgttgttagaaACATCTCTGTGGTCCATCAGGGcataatttcattttgatttcatACCATGAACTGGCTAAAAAGATAAGGTAGATTGAATATGtagtcacacacaaaaataacattGATAGGTGAGTGTGCTGGTATGTgtcagtaatcccagcattcctttaatcttagtactcaggaagctgaggcagactAGACTAAACTACatgagccagcctgggttacatgtcAAGACCCTCCCTCGTGGGTTTATGAGATGCTCAGTtgataaaagtgcttgccatgcaaccctgacaacctgacttTCATCCTTAGAACCATGTTGAAAAGCTCATACAGATGAGGTAGCTTGGGTCTCTAACCCAACACTCCTTTGTGAGATGGGAGGTGCAGACAGGAGAATCAGCCCATGAATTTGAGGTCAAGTGAAACAATGTATGCAGTGCCCTTTGTGTGATGCTTGGTACACAGCAAAAGGTCATGCCAGCCATCACCTTCACCACCGTTATTACATCATCAGAAGGATGGAAGCCACCTCACCAGTATGcagcagcatgtgtgtgtgcacatctatgCTCGTGTAGATGTCAGAGCCAGggatcttcctcaattgctccctatattttctttctttcttttacatcttattttatctgtggtgtgtgtgggtatgggtgCCTATGCAAACACAATTGTGAGCAAACAATTTGTGGgcttctcctaccatgtgggttctggggattaaactcaggtcgtcaagtttggtggcaaaggcctttacccactgagccttttcagaaagggtctcttactgaacctggagctcacaagcTAGGTTTAGCTATGCTAGCCAGCCAATAAGctccagaaatctgcctgtctttgactatcagtgctggggatctgaattcaagtCCTGATGCTTACATGGCAGGCACTTTGCTTAGCCCGAATTTGCTTTTTCTTAATGCTTTCTGGGTTATATTGTTTGTTGATTCATTAATACACTAAGCACGCATCTTTTGCCAAGTATTTTACTAGACACTAGAAATCCAAACACACCTTCCAGACAGACTATCCCTGACCTATGGTCTTTTAGTTCAGGTGCGAAGCCTAACTTGAAGTCTGTCTGCACTCCATGACTACAAAAAGATTCACTTACATTTCTACTAGTGACTAACTCTTTCAAGTCTTGTTCCGTCTGATTCTGTGCCTTTCTCTGTCGGTCCTCTGCCTGCAGGTGTCCTGGTAAAGGTGGTGGAGGTATACTTCTGTGAGCGCTGTGAACAGAGCTTTGCAGagcctgctctgctctccctgcACCAGTGCACTGAGACCCATGTGCAGGCTGTGCAGGACCTCTCTAGCCCCCCGTGCTCTGTAGAGCTGCCCCCCAGCAACCTCACCCTCAGTGGCCCGCTGCAGGACCCCAGCCTGCCAGATAGCCCCCTGCCATGCCCTGTATGTAGACAAGAGTTTGTCCAACCCCAGGCCTTGAAGAGCCACTTCAAGATTCACCGGGTCACTCCCAACACATTCTCCTGCCCAGAGTCTGGCTGTGTGTTCTCTGCTGAAGATCGCAAGGGTCTGCAGCATCACCTGAGACAGACCCACAAGGCAGTTCCTGTGCCCTGCTCCTTCCGGGGCTGCTCCCTGCTTTTTGGGAGCCAGCAGGGAATGGAGCTGCATCGGCAGGCCCATTACCCTTTCCACTGCAGCCATTGCAGCTTCATGGGCTCCAACGTCAAACTCTTCCGGCAGCATCAGCGGAGCCATGGAGCCAGTGCACGGGGAGAACTTTCTGCTGTTCAGGGCCTTCCATCCCAGGAGCTGCTGCCAGGTAGGGGCCAGGGACCGACTAGTCTCCTGCGTAGAATGTGTCTACAGTTGACCTCCTGTGACATTTGTTTCCAGTATGACTGTTCCATGAGTATGACAGAATGTAGACCATGGTTCACGAGGATGGAATTTCAGCCAGGctatgatagcacatgcctttaatcccagcacttgggaggcagaggcaggtggatctctgtgaaatagagaccagcctagtctacagagcaagttccaggctggccagggccacgcagagaaaccttgtctcgggggaaaaaaataCTGGGTGATATGGGAAAGGCTCTAGAAAACTTGAACCAATCAGAATACATGGGACCAAAGGAAGCCTTTGTCTGTGAGTAAAATTAATTTATGCAACATGTAATCTGAAGATCTTTGAACAATATCCTCTATTGATCTGTTTCAGACCATGCTATCTAAGGGCGAAAGTGCCTGTCAGTGACTGTTGCTACTAGTAGAACGTTTATTGATTGCCTTTAGAATGAATGAAATTGGAGCTGGATGaaatggtgcatgcctgtaatccaagcacttgagagggttagaaattcagggtcatctttagctatatagcaagttccaggtcaacttGGACTATATGAGGTCATGTctccaaaacataaacaaacaaacgtgAGAGTGGACAGAGAGGAATAGggttgttaaaaaagaaaaagataaagaaatcttgctgggcagtggtggctcacacctttaatcccagcactcaggaggcagaggcaggtggatctctgcgagttcaaagccagcctggtgtacatagtgagttctaggatagtcagagctacacagaaaaactgtcttgaaaaaaaaaaagaaagaaatctcaggAAGTGTGGTGCTTTATCAATTTCTCCTTTTAGTCTCAAAACTAACAAAAGCAGCATGAGGTGAGTGGAGGAgcaggaagtaaagaaaaatagtcCAGGAGAGGACAGACTGAGAACTTCACTTGCCGAGCCTCTTTCTTGTTCTTAAGTCTAAAGAGAACCTTTTGGGGGCAAGGTATGAGCCTGAAGCACCAATTAGGCTCCTCAGTAGAACAGTGAAGAGTCAGAGTATTGTCTCTGCCTTGAACGTCCACCCTTTGGCTCTGGAGACCTGGGCCAAGGAAGTGCATTCTACACGCATCTACCTCTTagctcctgcccccttcccagtGACTTCCAAGTTCTGAGCTTCAAGGGGTCTAAGTCTGTTATCATTGTAGGTTTTTAGACTAGGTTTTTACTCTTGGTCTTCAGATCCCTGTCTTGAATAAGAATATATAAATTTACTTAGCATCCAAGATCCTTTTCTGCtagaaggagagaaggataaTTCTGCCTGCCAGTAAGTATAGTACCAGCCTTTGGTACTGTCATTGGCCCTTGTGGACTTGAAGTTTTATGTGCCCCCAGCTCCCAAACTTCCTCCCGGAGAGGGAGAACCTTCTGAGGAAGCAGGTGCACCATTGCCTGGGCAGGAGTCAGCcgaagaggatggagaggaagaggagagtggCACCCAAAAGGACTCCCAGAAAGTCTTGGAGAAAAGCCAAGGAGCTCAGCAGTTGGAAGGTAAAACATCCCTGGGGTTGAAGCTCTTCATGGCAGAcaggagtggggagtggggagccTGACGTTTAGGCCTTGGGATTTGGTTTTCTGGGCTTTCGTTCAGATCCATGTTCTACTTAACTCAGAAGTCAAGATCTAGGGCTAGGGAAATAACTCAACAATAGAGTATTCCCTTAGCCTTTGTCAGTCCTTAGGCTTAATCTCAAGGACTTAAAACCAACAGCAAAGTCTAGAACGCAGTGACAAATAGGTCAAATAATCTGGTGACACGGGGCAGTGGTACAATACAATTTGTTCTCCTAGGCAGGGTTTCTTCAGCCAggttcttagttagggtttctgttgtacagtgaaacaccgtgaccataataaagcaagttggggaggaaaggatttattgggcttacacttccatattactgttcatcattggaggaagtcaggacaggaactcaaacggcACCGGGAGGCAGCAaccgatgcagaggccatggaggtgtgTTCTTTACTGGCTtcttccccatggcttgttcagcctcctttcttaaagaacccaggaccaccagcctaggcatggcaccgcccacaatgggctgggccttcacccatcaatctctaattaagaaatgccttacaggcttgcccacagcccagtcatatggaagcattttctagttgtggttctctcctctctgatgactttagcttgtgtcaagttgacttaaaactaTCCAGTACAGCCATAGCCCTCTTTAGCAGGGAAAAGGGGTTCTGTTCATAGTATAGTTATCACAGGTTATTGATGATCAACCTGTTTTGTCTAGCtacctaagatttttttttctgaatctttgTTTCCATACTCAAACTCAATAGAAACACTTGAGATTCATCCCACAggggaaatatttaaaagaatctgATTGTATTTATTACCAGCTCTCAATTATTTAAAGCTCAGTGAACCAGTATTTGGAAGTTGAGGGTACTATACCTTTCTTTCTGCTCACTCATTTTTAGACTCTTTTGCATCTGCCCTGCTGATCTTTCTGCATGCATGTCAGTATAAAGCAGGGGCAACAAGAATAAAAAGGCTTCATCCATATTTTCTTGGGCAGCTCCAAACAGAGGTTAGGAATAGTAGGTGACTTGGGAAAACACTTGAAACAGGCCATAAGAAGGTCTTAGtatagattgatgcctagcccagttgtcatcagagaggcttcatccagtagctgatgggaacagatgaagagatccacaggcaaacattaggccaagctcaggaatcctgctgaagagagggaggaaggattgtaggagccagaggggtcaggaACATCACAAGAatacccatagaatcaactaacctgggccatagaactcatagagactgaaccaacaaccagggaacctgcacgGGACTGACCtcggccctctgcacatatgggacagttgtgtagtttggtcttgtgggactcctaacactgggagcaggagctgtctctaacacctttgctggcttttgggaccctattcctcattttggttcgccttgcccagccttaatacaaagggtggtgcttagtcttactgcaacttgatacgccatgttttgttgatacccatgggagcactgcccttttctgaatagaaacggAGAAGTGGAGTGGGCAGCGGAGTGGTGgcgggagaggagggaagggaaagggcagtcaggatataaaatagataaatttaaaattaaaaatcaataatttaaaaaaggcaAGAAgttaacaaaaaacaacaacaacaaaagggtaTGAGTAGTCATTATAGTTCTTTCTCTTGATAGTGGAGTTTCTCACCTCTTCTTTGAGACGACATTTGAGActggtgtttttggtttttatgaaaagaaaggCCCGTGGTATTTGTGTCTGTACAGGCTGTGGCTTATATTGTCTAGCTAGCCACTGAACTCCTAGAGAACCTGACTGGTAACCCTCTGCATTCTCTTTCACAGGGCATGTGGCTTCCAGCACTGAGTCCCTCTTCAAGACACACATGTGCCCAGAATGCAAGCGCTGCTTTAAGAAGCGGACCCATCTGGTAGAGCACCTACATCTCCACTTTCCAGACCCAAGCCTCCAGTGTCCTAACTGCCAGAAGTTCTTCACCAGCAAGAGCAAACTCAAGACCCATCTGCTCCGGGAGCTGGGTGAGAAGGCCCACCGATGCCCTCTGTGCCACTACAGTGCCGTGGAGAGGAACGCACTTAACCGCCACATGGCCAGCATGCACGAGGACATCTCCAACTTCTACTCAGACACCTATGCCTGTCCCGTGTGCCGAGAGGAGTTCCGCCTCAGCCAGGCGCTCAAAGAGCACCTCAAGAGCCACACGGCAGCGGCTGCCGCAGAGCCGGCCCCCCTGCGCTGCTTTCAGGAGGGCTGCACTCACGCCGCCCCCGACCGCAAGGCCTTTGTGAAGCACCTCAAGGAGACCCATGGGGTGCGCGCCGTGGAGTGCCGCCATCACTCATGCCCCATGCTCTTTGCCACAGCTGAAGCCATGGAAGCCCACCACAAGAGCCACTACGCTTTCCACTGTCCCCACTGTGACTTTGCCTGCTCCAATAAGCACCTGTTCCGCAAACATAAGAAGCAGGGCCACCCAGGCAGTGAAGAGCTACGGTGCACCTTCTGCCCCTTTGCCACCTTCAACCCGGTAGCCTACCAGGACCACGTTGGCAAGATGCACGCTCATGAGAAGATCCACCAGTGCTCTGAGTGCAACTTTGCCACTGCCCACAAGAGGGTGCTTATCCGACACATGCTGCTGCATACTGGTGAGGTGGCTTCCATCCTTCTGATGATGTAATAACGGTGGTGAAGGTGATGGCTGGCATGAGCTTTTGCTGTGTACCAAGCATCACACAAAGGGCATTGCATACACTGTTTCACTTGACCTCAAGTTTATGGGCATGACTCTAGTATCCCAAGTTTACAAGGATGTAAGGCATAAGTTGATGTCATTCAACAAATGAAGTAGTCATGACGTGTCTGAATCCATGCACTCTGATTTTAGAACCTGTATTCTAACACTGGACTCTCATTCCTTACCCTTCAGCACTTGTCCAGTTCCACCCGCCCTAGTCAAGTGCAGATGGGTGATGTTCAGCCTTTTATAGTGCAGACTTGCAGACCAGGACAGATAGCTCCCTTTATAATTCAAGTTTGGGGAATCTGTAGGAACAGGAGAAGGAAAAGTAGTCAGCCATCCATATATTGTGGCTTTCATTAGAACTGAACGTGATCGCCTCTAGTAACTTGAAAACTGACGTGTTTTATATTGGATTCCTAAGGTTGTTTGCATTACTGAAGCCTTAGATGACAGCTGAATCAGGCTTCCTACTATGGTATCACCTCTGATCCCCGCAAACATCTATGCACTGGTGAACCATTAAGCCAGTTCCACAGAAAACTCtggttagaaaaataattttgagacaGTTTGGTCAAAGCTATTGTTATTCCCATATAACAGTTCTTTTCTGTGCACAGTTTAGTCACAGACTGTAGTTTTCAAGGCCTTTTTCTAAAACCTGTGTCTGTGTAGAGTTCTTTTAGATGCATTATCCTATTTCATCCTTAACAGTCTTGTAAGCAAGGCAGGTAAGGATAAGAGACAAAAAATTAATTGAGAAGTTAAACTTAGATGTACAGTAAGGTCACAGAGAGCTATACTGTGTGCCCTTTACCACACAGAGGTGgctggatggggagggagggaggaacatgGCCACCAGCCTCTAAGTGCCAGGTATTGAGCAAGTACTGGGACAGCTCATCCTTGAGTTCTTACTGTGCACCACTGACAGCTTTGGTATGTTTTGTTTAATACTCAACACCAACCAGGTGAGGTCTATATTTTGTTGTTCCCTTTCTGGAAACAAGGAAAACAGGCTGCCCAAGGCCATGTGGTCCACCATTTAATAAAATGGCTTCGTGATTTCTCTGTGCCTTGATTTTTGCACCTCTAAAACAGAGATAATAATAGCACCTTATAGTGTTGTTATGAAGACTCATTGAGAGGAGGCACTTTATGCAGAGCTCAGGCACACAGTGAGCACTGTATAAATGCTGGCTGTTCATATGCATTTCTCTGTTGGAATCTAGAGTTTCCGttctatttcttttcctgttctaaTCTCTACTTAGGAAATGAGAAAGAATTGAGTTACAGGTACCAACTACCTTTTTCTAAAAATCAAAGGTCAGCTTGGTGCacaccagcactggagaggcagaggcaggtggatctcttgagttcgaggccagcctggtctacagagtgagttctagaacagccagggctacacaaagaaaccctgtctcaaaaaaacacaagcaaaaacaTCAAAGGTAGACTTTAATTTTATAAAGCTGACAGTCTGTACTTTTCCCCCTCCTCATTGGTATAGGAGTTGGAGGAAATGTCGGAGACAGCTATAATATTGCCTTCTTTCTTGTGAAGTTTGCTACATACCTGGTAGCACATACAGCTTTTGCTCCTGCCTGGCATCATAGCAAACTTGCTGGGAGAGATGATATGGCCACTCACTCAAATCTATATCTGACCTGTGTTTTTTCTCCTACACACACTACAAGGAGAGAAACCTCACAAGTGTGAGCTGTGTGACTTCACGTGCCGGGACGTGAGCTACCTCTCCAAGCATATGCTGACCCACTCTAATACCAAGGATTACATGTGTACGGAATGTGGCTATGTCACCAAGTGGAAGCACTACCTGAGTGTGCACATGCGGAAACATGCAGGGGACCTCAGGTAGGCGCCCACACGCTTCCGTCCCGGGCCCGGTGCTTTCTTCCTCGTTTGTTACACGGGCCTCCGCTCGTGCCGTCTTAGCTCCAGCACCTCCAGTTGAGCCTGTCTCTGTGGCCCGTTCTGCATGGTGAGAGCATTCTGGGCCAGGCGAAGGAAAAGAGGGGTTAACGTGTCACctgaggggctgaggaggtggcccagtcagtaaagtgcttgctgcaatCATGAAGGTCTGAGGAGTTCAGTCCTTAGAGCCCACACTTAAAGTAgtattcagttcccagaattTGGTCTCAGGAAAATGGATCTACACTTAATGGCACCAAATGGCCACTTTAAGATCCAGTAACACCTGGACGAATTCTCTGACCTATGGGCACATCTGCCTAGGGGCTTGGTCTGTAGCCTTTATACCTCCACTGGGGAATAGAacaacacacagagacctgcTCCATGGGCTTTCAGTTCCTTAGAAGTCAGTGGGCACTGCCGCCCTGGCATACCTGCCCCACTTTACTCATGATTACTTTCCTATAGGAAGTAGTTTAGGACTTGGCAGAACACTTTTCTAGCATGCAGAAAACcccgagttcagtcctcagcatctCAAGAccgggagggggcgggggcggggcgggggtggggcacacaccacaccatacacacatgcagtagAGAATAGAGAGTCCCAGCTCTGAAGCTAGGCTGTCTGCCCATCACTTCCTTTGGGAACGCCTTTAGGCAGACGATGCCTAACTTCAGTGCCTTGGCCTCATCTATAAAGTAGAAATACCTACCTCACAGGATGGTGGAAGGCAAGTTAAATCAGATGGTTCACATGCAGCACAGAGCGCAGACCCAGGCCTGTAGTATTTAGTCAGTGACTGTAAACTGTTAGGATTTATTGTGATTGACTCCACTttgtccttcttcccagataccaatgcaaccagtgctcttaccgCTGCCATCGGGCCGATCAGCTGAGCAGCCACAAACTGCGCCACCAGGGAAAGTCCCTCATGTGTGAGGTGTGTGCCTTTGCGTGCAAGCGGAAGTATGAGCTTCAGAAGCACATGGCTTCCCAGCACCACCCTGGCACACCCGCCCCACTCTACCCCTGCCGCTACTGCAGCTACCAGAGCCGCCACAAGCAGGCCCTGCTGAGCCATGAGAACTGCAAGCACACCCATCTCCGGGAGTTTCACTGCGCTCTCTGTGACTACCGTACCTTCAGCAACACCACCCTCTTCTTCCACAAGCGCAAGGTCCATGGCTACATGCCAGGGGACCAGGTTTGGCAGTTCTGCAATGCCAGCCAGGAGGTGGAGGGGGCCAGGCAGTGCCTGGCACCTCCATCAGACTTAGGGCCTTCAAGCCAGCTGTCAGCCCAGCCTGAGAGACAAGACCCTGAAGGTGGGATTGTGGCGGACTCCAGTGTGGACCAGGCCCTGCCAGAGACAAGTGATGAGGTCAGCACCAAAAGACAGGGTGGTATTGAGGCTCCCCAAGGGGATAACCTGGTTGGCAGCCCCAGCCCAGGGGAGGCGGAGGAGGGTGGCTGCACACTACACTTGGAGGCCCTGAGGGTAGACCTAGAACCTGTGGCACAGCCGCCACCCCTTGAGGAGCTCACTGAAACAGCCCCTGTGGAGTTCAGGCCTCTTGATCCCCCGGGGCCACTGGGAATGGAAAGACCAGATGGGCTGGAAGAGCCCGAACTGTCCAGCTTTGAAAGTGTTGGGACTCCTGGCTTGGTTGCTGAAGAGCCCATCCTGGAGAAGCTAGTCTCTGAGCCCCCCAGAAACCCTCTAATACCCGAGGAGACCCCTAACACATTCAAGGCGACTCTGTCCGCCGAGACTGCACCGTTGCCGCCGTTTCCTGAGTCAGAGTCACTGCTTAAGGCCCTGAGGAGACAGGACAAGGAACAAGCAGAAGCACTGGTGCTGGAGGGCCGGGTGCAGATGGTGGTGATCCAGGGAGAAGGCAGAGCCTTCCGCTGCCCACACTGTCCTTTTATCACTCGCCGGGAGAAAGCCCTGACTCTGCACTCCAAATCGGGGTGCCACAGCCGCCGAGAGCCCCTGCTGTGCCCCGAGTGTGGAGCTAGCTTTAAGCAACAGCGTGGCCTCAGCACGCATATGATGAAGAAGTGCCCTGTTCTTCTCAGAAAGAGCAAGGCTTTGCCCAGACCTGTCTCTCCCACTCGACACCCTCAGCTTCCAGGTAGCCAAGCCTCACAGGATGCTGAACGTGGGAAGCCCCCTCCTCTACCATCAAAGGTAGAGCTCGTGCTTCCAAAAGACGTTCCTCCTGAGCTCCCTCGGGAGCCAGGAGTAGAGGAAGCTCCTCCCATGCCCTCGGACCTCTCGGCCTCTCTGGCAGGGACGTCCTTCCCCACGGGACCCTCTGAGAAGTTCCACTTTGAGCAAGGCAAGTTCCACTGCAGCTCCTGCGCATTCCTTTGCTCTCGGCTCTCCTCCATCACCTCTCACGTGACCGAGGGCTGCCGGGGGGAGCGGAGCCGGGGAAGAAAGCGTGGGCGTCCCCAGACGCATCCTGCTGTGCTTCCCCTCGACAACGGGGACTCCACTCTCCTGAGCAGTGGGGGTGCAGAGTCCAGCCCCGGTGACAGGGACCCTGCTGTGGCTCAGAAGCAGAAGGGTGGCCTCTTCTCCTGCCCCACCTGTCCCTTTAGCTGTCAGCAGGAACGGACCCTGAGGACTCACCAGACCCAGGGCTGCCCCCTGGAGTCTGGAGATCTGCACTGTGGCCTGTGCCCATTtgttgctcctgctgctgctgctctgaggCTCCATCAGAAGCGGAGGCACCCCACTGGAGCCCCTACCTCTGGCCCCCGGCCCCTTCTGCAGTGTGGGGACTGTGGTTTTACCTGCAAGCAGAGCCGATGCCTCCAGCAGCACCGGAGACTCAAACATGAGGGTGTGAAGCCACATCAGTGccctttctgtgatttttctactACCAGACGGTACAGGTTGGAGGCCCACCAGTCTCGACACACAGGTGTTGGCCGCATCCCTTGCAGCTCCTGCCCGCAGACCTTTGGT
The window above is part of the Peromyscus maniculatus bairdii isolate BWxNUB_F1_BW_parent chromosome 13, HU_Pman_BW_mat_3.1, whole genome shotgun sequence genome. Proteins encoded here:
- the Znf142 gene encoding zinc finger protein 142 isoform X1; translation: MIMTDPVLASQLANGPGEMDGLCSELLLIPPPLSNHGMLGPVQNTCASGEPVPLPADPGCLLVEATATEEGPGNVEIIVEAVAGTLTPGASGETSGVLVKVVEVYFCERCEQSFAEPALLSLHQCTETHVQAVQDLSSPPCSVELPPSNLTLSGPLQDPSLPDSPLPCPVCRQEFVQPQALKSHFKIHRVTPNTFSCPESGCVFSAEDRKGLQHHLRQTHKAVPVPCSFRGCSLLFGSQQGMELHRQAHYPFHCSHCSFMGSNVKLFRQHQRSHGASARGELSAVQGLPSQELLPAPKLPPGEGEPSEEAGAPLPGQESAEEDGEEEESGTQKDSQKVLEKSQGAQQLEGHVASSTESLFKTHMCPECKRCFKKRTHLVEHLHLHFPDPSLQCPNCQKFFTSKSKLKTHLLRELGEKAHRCPLCHYSAVERNALNRHMASMHEDISNFYSDTYACPVCREEFRLSQALKEHLKSHTAAAAAEPAPLRCFQEGCTHAAPDRKAFVKHLKETHGVRAVECRHHSCPMLFATAEAMEAHHKSHYAFHCPHCDFACSNKHLFRKHKKQGHPGSEELRCTFCPFATFNPVAYQDHVGKMHAHEKIHQCSECNFATAHKRVLIRHMLLHTGEKPHKCELCDFTCRDVSYLSKHMLTHSNTKDYMCTECGYVTKWKHYLSVHMRKHAGDLRYQCNQCSYRCHRADQLSSHKLRHQGKSLMCEVCAFACKRKYELQKHMASQHHPGTPAPLYPCRYCSYQSRHKQALLSHENCKHTHLREFHCALCDYRTFSNTTLFFHKRKVHGYMPGDQVWQFCNASQEVEGARQCLAPPSDLGPSSQLSAQPERQDPEGGIVADSSVDQALPETSDEVSTKRQGGIEAPQGDNLVGSPSPGEAEEGGCTLHLEALRVDLEPVAQPPPLEELTETAPVEFRPLDPPGPLGMERPDGLEEPELSSFESVGTPGLVAEEPILEKLVSEPPRNPLIPEETPNTFKATLSAETAPLPPFPESESLLKALRRQDKEQAEALVLEGRVQMVVIQGEGRAFRCPHCPFITRREKALTLHSKSGCHSRREPLLCPECGASFKQQRGLSTHMMKKCPVLLRKSKALPRPVSPTRHPQLPGSQASQDAERGKPPPLPSKVELVLPKDVPPELPREPGVEEAPPMPSDLSASLAGTSFPTGPSEKFHFEQGKFHCSSCAFLCSRLSSITSHVTEGCRGERSRGRKRGRPQTHPAVLPLDNGDSTLLSSGGAESSPGDRDPAVAQKQKGGLFSCPTCPFSCQQERTLRTHQTQGCPLESGDLHCGLCPFVAPAAAALRLHQKRRHPTGAPTSGPRPLLQCGDCGFTCKQSRCLQQHRRLKHEGVKPHQCPFCDFSTTRRYRLEAHQSRHTGVGRIPCSSCPQTFGTNSKLRLHRLRVHDKTPTHFCPLCDYSGYLRHDITRHVNSCHQGTPSFSCSQCEAQFSSETALKQHALRRHPEPTQPPPGCPGEATEGPLHCSHCGLLCPSPASLRGHTRKQHPRLECGACQEAFPSRPALDEHRRQHHFSHRCQLCSFAARERVGLVKHYLEQHEETAAAPSGGEGGAGQPSLCCPFCDFACRHQLVLDHHVKGHGGTRLYKCTDCAYTTKNRQKITWHSRIHTGEKPYRCHLCSYACADPSRLKYHMRIHKEERKYLCPECGYKCKWVNQLKYHMTKHTGLKPYQCPECEYCTNRADALRVHRETRHREARAFMCEQCGKAFKTRFLLRTHLRKHSEAKPYVCNVCHRAFRWAAGLRHHALTHTDRHPFFCRLCSYKAKQKFQVVKHVRRHHPDQADPSQGVGKDPTTPTVHLHDVKLEDPSPPAPPAPPTGPEG